Proteins encoded in a region of the Streptomyces akebiae genome:
- a CDS encoding SpoIIE family protein phosphatase gives MVSEGAAEPGTRTLRAELALKTLGGDLDPYERLHAILEQVLVFTSATVAAVYLPDGEGQALSLTASAGVPRNLYGLSDSYPAAGTAPVAETCRSGRPSWLVSTDLHEDADAHPVAADHPGADAHPGADAHPVAADHPVGDVQEGAGPPEDADIRRVRAESFSLGVLPLRERGCLVAVGDGTDAFDAEDRHCLDLLAEAAAGAAPAPPAGFGASFDLAMDSGRVEVDDALLELFGIGQDDFDGRVETLIALTVPEDLPALMSVVEADHMSIGDRELEFRILQPSGEQRWLRLRGRILPGGENRPARLVGTVADASTLRTGRGDVARIQRLAAALATAGTVRDVSQAVVTALRKPLRADRIALAELEGDRLVVTVLDPPQPEVWPEVWRSEWRSEWPDAPVRTMPTLATALREGRAGIWPAGAHLEPALADVGPGGLAVLPLPAGGRMAGACLIGWDSPHDFGPEERALLTAASGLAGQALMRAHAFDAEHELVGMLQRTLLPRRLPQLPGAVAVARYLPTTAGLEVGGDWYDVIPLPDNHVALVIGDVQGHNAGAATLMGQMRTALRAYAVEGHPPDVVVSHANRLLMDMETDLFATCCYVDIDMEEGSAWYVRAGHIPPVLRHPNGSTEISESEGGPPLGVVMQADFPMSPLRLTPGTVLALTTDGLVESADIDVEDGLDQLAAELSAADPAHLGVVADTLLGGANRDDDVALLLIRYDGMALRPQRENWSVWRVPQAVGQARRYTRRVLRRWGADSVSDSVLLVVSELVTNALVHTDGRVRLDLTLLADRLRVSVADSSPRTPVKPTVIGWEATGGRGILLVEAMSSAWGTVPVSGGKQVWAEIPIE, from the coding sequence GTGGTCAGTGAGGGCGCTGCGGAACCAGGAACGAGGACGCTGCGCGCCGAACTCGCGCTCAAGACGCTCGGCGGCGATCTCGATCCGTACGAGCGGCTGCACGCCATCCTCGAACAGGTGCTCGTGTTCACCAGTGCGACCGTCGCGGCCGTGTACCTCCCGGACGGTGAGGGGCAGGCGCTGTCCCTCACCGCGTCCGCCGGCGTGCCGAGGAACCTGTACGGGCTCTCCGACAGCTACCCGGCCGCGGGCACCGCTCCCGTGGCCGAGACGTGCCGTTCGGGCCGACCGAGCTGGCTCGTCTCCACCGACCTGCACGAGGACGCAGACGCCCACCCGGTCGCCGCCGACCACCCTGGCGCAGACGCCCACCCTGGCGCAGACGCCCACCCGGTCGCCGCCGACCACCCTGTCGGCGACGTCCAGGAGGGCGCCGGTCCCCCCGAGGACGCCGACATCCGCCGTGTCCGGGCCGAAAGCTTCTCCCTGGGCGTGCTGCCGCTGCGCGAGCGCGGCTGTCTCGTGGCCGTCGGCGACGGTACGGACGCCTTCGACGCCGAGGACCGGCACTGCCTCGACCTGCTCGCCGAGGCGGCCGCCGGTGCCGCCCCCGCCCCGCCCGCCGGGTTCGGAGCCTCGTTCGACCTCGCCATGGACTCCGGGCGGGTCGAGGTCGACGACGCGCTGCTGGAGCTGTTCGGCATCGGCCAGGACGACTTCGACGGCCGGGTCGAGACGCTGATCGCGCTGACCGTGCCCGAGGACCTGCCGGCGCTGATGTCCGTCGTGGAGGCGGACCACATGTCCATCGGCGACCGGGAGCTGGAGTTCCGCATCCTGCAGCCGTCCGGCGAGCAGAGGTGGCTCCGGCTGCGCGGCCGGATCCTGCCCGGCGGGGAGAACCGGCCCGCCCGTCTCGTCGGCACCGTCGCCGACGCCTCCACCCTGCGCACCGGTCGCGGCGACGTGGCCCGCATCCAGCGCCTCGCCGCCGCCCTGGCCACCGCCGGCACCGTCCGGGACGTCAGCCAGGCCGTGGTGACCGCCCTGCGCAAACCGCTGCGGGCCGACCGGATCGCCCTCGCCGAGCTGGAGGGCGACCGCCTGGTCGTCACCGTCCTCGATCCGCCGCAGCCGGAGGTCTGGCCCGAGGTGTGGCGCTCCGAATGGCGCTCCGAGTGGCCGGACGCGCCGGTGCGCACCATGCCGACCCTCGCCACCGCCCTGCGCGAGGGACGCGCCGGGATCTGGCCCGCCGGAGCCCATCTGGAGCCGGCCCTGGCCGACGTCGGCCCCGGCGGCCTCGCCGTCCTCCCGCTGCCCGCCGGCGGCCGCATGGCGGGGGCGTGCCTGATCGGCTGGGACAGCCCCCACGACTTCGGTCCCGAGGAACGTGCCCTGCTCACCGCCGCCTCGGGCCTGGCCGGGCAGGCGCTGATGCGGGCCCACGCCTTCGACGCCGAGCACGAACTCGTGGGCATGCTCCAGCGCACCCTGCTCCCGCGGCGGCTGCCCCAGCTGCCCGGCGCGGTCGCCGTGGCCCGCTATCTGCCCACCACCGCCGGTCTGGAGGTCGGCGGCGACTGGTACGACGTGATCCCGCTGCCCGACAACCACGTGGCCCTCGTCATCGGCGACGTCCAGGGCCACAACGCCGGAGCCGCCACCCTGATGGGTCAGATGCGCACCGCGCTGCGTGCGTACGCCGTGGAGGGGCACCCCCCGGACGTCGTCGTCTCGCACGCCAACCGGCTCCTCATGGACATGGAGACCGACCTCTTCGCCACCTGCTGCTATGTCGACATCGACATGGAGGAGGGCTCCGCCTGGTACGTCCGCGCCGGCCACATCCCTCCCGTGCTGCGTCACCCGAACGGCAGCACCGAGATCAGCGAGTCCGAGGGCGGCCCGCCGCTCGGCGTCGTGATGCAGGCCGACTTCCCGATGAGCCCCCTGCGACTGACCCCCGGCACCGTGCTGGCCCTCACCACCGACGGCCTGGTGGAGTCCGCGGACATCGACGTCGAGGACGGGCTCGACCAACTCGCCGCCGAACTGTCCGCCGCCGACCCCGCGCACCTCGGCGTGGTCGCCGACACCCTGCTCGGCGGCGCCAACCGTGACGACGACGTGGCCCTGCTCCTCATCCGCTACGACGGCATGGCGCTGCGCCCCCAGCGCGAGAACTGGAGCGTGTGGCGCGTCCCCCAGGCGGTCGGGCAGGCCCGCCGCTACACCCGGCGCGTCCTGCGCCGCTGGGGCGCCGACTCCGTGTCCGACAGCGTGCTCCTCGTGGTGTCCGAGCTGGTCACCAACGCCCTCGTGCACACCGACGGCCGGGTCCGCCTCGACCTCACCCTGCTCGCCGACCGCCTGCGTGTCTCCGTCGCCGACTCCTCCCCACGCACCCCGGTGAAACCCACCGTCATCGGCTGGGAGGCCACCGGCGGCCGCGGCATCCTGCTCGTCGAGGCCATGTCCTCCGCGTGGGGCACGGTCCCGGTCAGCGGCGGGAAGCAGGTGTGGGCGGAGATCCCCATCGAGTGA
- the lanKC gene encoding class III lanthionine synthetase LanKC produces MDKRYEAYALADRHFYETPDLLAGDGADAASPGYETAGRAVPGGWRSARIGDWLTLTPVDDGGRPRPGPTQGWKVHASATRANADRVAAIVWDYCVPRRIPFKFVPGPHLLHLRNAKYAARDTSGKFVTVYPADEEQLHLVLRELGALLEGFDGPYILTDLRWNDGPLYVRYGAFARSFVVDERGTLVPAVRDGAGTLVPDQRRPTFHVPDWVTLPAFLEPQLAARNTTTVGELPYRIEKALHFSNGGGVYVGTDTRDGRRVVLKEGRPHAGLAADGADAVTRLEREKAALERLAGLGVVPEVRDWFTLGDHRFLVMDFVEGRPLNSYVAERHPLLAPDPGPDAVAAYTAWALHVHRAVEEAVEAVHSRGIVFNDLHVFNIMVAPDERSVSLLDFEAAAPAEENGRQVVAHPGFLAPWDRTGRDVDRYALACLRLALFLPVTSLLVVEREKAAHLAAVIAEQFPQVPPAFLDEAVAEISRSGGGAERATDDGAQERAPARVARTRAPAAGAGVVEAGWSLAEPGDWPYSRDSMVKAILASATPERDDRLFPGDVAQFSDGGGLGLAHGAAGVLYALAEVGAERYEEGERWLLDHTAPVPIGTPLGLYDGLAGVAHTLDRLGHRQRALDLVEQLLGEKWHKLSSDLRGGLAGLGLVFDELARTTGEAALRDHAAQAAELLVSRLAEPRPAPPRRRAGLLRGASGPALFLLRRYEATGDRALLDAAGEALRQDLECLVEQRNGGLAVDEGWRTMPYLGDGSVGVAMVLDDHLAATGTTATGTDGGSDTATATGTATATGTGTGTGTGQLAPGTDEFARVRAGVLTAATYRFYAQPGLFEGRAGMILHLARTGAPRERLTEQIAALGWHSMPYQGQLAFPGNHLMRLSMDLGTGTAGCLLALGAAHAAADDDTTAHLPLLPPPRRRPH; encoded by the coding sequence ATGGACAAGCGGTACGAGGCTTACGCGCTGGCCGACCGACACTTCTACGAGACACCGGACCTATTGGCCGGTGACGGCGCCGACGCGGCGTCGCCGGGCTACGAGACGGCCGGGCGCGCGGTCCCCGGGGGCTGGCGGTCCGCCCGGATCGGGGACTGGCTGACGCTGACCCCGGTCGACGACGGCGGGCGGCCCCGTCCCGGACCCACCCAGGGATGGAAAGTGCACGCCTCGGCCACCCGGGCGAACGCGGACCGCGTCGCGGCGATCGTGTGGGACTACTGCGTGCCCCGGCGGATCCCGTTCAAGTTCGTGCCGGGCCCGCACCTGCTCCATCTGCGCAACGCGAAGTACGCGGCACGTGACACCAGCGGCAAGTTCGTGACGGTCTACCCGGCCGACGAGGAGCAGCTGCACCTCGTCCTGCGCGAGCTGGGAGCGCTCCTGGAGGGCTTCGACGGGCCGTACATCCTCACCGACCTGCGCTGGAACGACGGGCCGCTGTACGTCCGCTACGGCGCCTTCGCCCGCTCCTTCGTCGTCGACGAGCGCGGCACGCTCGTCCCGGCCGTCCGCGACGGCGCCGGCACCCTGGTGCCGGACCAGCGCAGGCCCACCTTCCATGTGCCCGACTGGGTGACCCTGCCCGCCTTCCTGGAGCCGCAGCTGGCGGCACGCAACACGACCACGGTCGGCGAGCTGCCGTACCGCATCGAGAAGGCGCTGCACTTCTCCAACGGCGGCGGGGTGTACGTCGGCACCGACACCCGCGACGGCCGCCGGGTGGTGCTCAAGGAGGGGCGCCCGCACGCGGGGCTGGCCGCCGACGGGGCCGACGCGGTCACCCGGCTGGAGCGGGAGAAGGCCGCGCTCGAGCGGCTCGCCGGCCTGGGGGTGGTGCCCGAGGTGCGTGACTGGTTCACCCTGGGCGACCACCGCTTCCTGGTCATGGACTTCGTCGAGGGCCGCCCGCTCAACTCGTACGTCGCCGAGCGGCACCCGCTGCTCGCCCCGGACCCCGGACCGGACGCGGTCGCCGCGTACACGGCCTGGGCGTTGCACGTCCACCGGGCCGTCGAGGAGGCGGTCGAGGCGGTGCACTCGCGCGGGATCGTCTTCAACGACCTGCACGTCTTCAACATCATGGTCGCGCCGGACGAGCGCTCGGTGTCGCTGCTGGACTTCGAGGCGGCGGCGCCCGCCGAGGAGAACGGCCGTCAGGTCGTCGCCCACCCCGGCTTCCTCGCGCCCTGGGACCGCACCGGCCGCGACGTCGACCGCTACGCCCTCGCGTGTCTGCGCCTCGCACTGTTCCTGCCGGTCACCTCGCTGCTGGTGGTGGAACGGGAGAAGGCCGCACATCTGGCGGCGGTGATCGCGGAGCAGTTCCCGCAGGTGCCGCCCGCGTTCCTGGACGAGGCGGTGGCCGAGATCTCCCGCAGCGGCGGGGGCGCGGAGCGGGCAACGGACGACGGGGCCCAGGAGCGGGCACCCGCACGAGTGGCGCGGACCCGGGCACCCGCGGCCGGGGCGGGTGTCGTGGAGGCCGGCTGGTCCCTCGCCGAGCCCGGCGACTGGCCCTACAGCCGTGACTCCATGGTCAAGGCGATCCTGGCCTCCGCGACGCCGGAGCGCGACGACCGGCTCTTCCCCGGCGACGTCGCCCAGTTCTCCGACGGTGGTGGCCTCGGGCTCGCGCACGGCGCGGCGGGGGTCCTGTACGCGCTCGCGGAGGTCGGCGCCGAACGCTACGAGGAGGGCGAGCGCTGGCTGCTCGACCACACCGCCCCGGTGCCGATCGGCACGCCGCTCGGTCTGTACGACGGTCTCGCGGGCGTCGCCCACACCCTGGACCGGCTGGGGCACCGGCAGCGGGCCCTGGACCTGGTCGAGCAGCTCCTCGGCGAGAAGTGGCACAAGCTGTCCTCCGACCTGCGCGGCGGGCTCGCCGGGCTCGGACTGGTCTTCGACGAGCTGGCGCGGACCACCGGTGAGGCCGCGCTGCGCGACCACGCGGCACAGGCGGCCGAGCTCCTCGTGTCCCGTCTCGCCGAGCCCCGCCCGGCACCACCCCGCCGCCGTGCCGGCCTGCTGCGGGGCGCGAGCGGGCCCGCGCTGTTCCTGCTGCGCCGGTACGAGGCGACGGGCGACCGCGCGCTGCTCGACGCGGCGGGCGAGGCGCTGCGGCAGGACCTGGAGTGTCTCGTCGAGCAGAGGAACGGCGGGCTGGCCGTCGACGAGGGGTGGCGCACGATGCCGTACCTCGGCGACGGGAGCGTGGGCGTCGCGATGGTGCTCGACGACCACTTGGCGGCGACCGGAACCACCGCCACCGGCACGGACGGCGGAAGCGACACCGCCACCGCCACCGGCACCGCCACCGCCACCGGCACCGGCACCGGCACCGGCACCGGCCAACTCGCCCCGGGCACGGACGAGTTCGCCCGGGTCCGCGCAGGCGTCCTGACCGCCGCGACCTACCGCTTCTACGCGCAGCCGGGGCTGTTCGAGGGCCGCGCCGGGATGATCCTGCACCTCGCCCGGACGGGTGCCCCGCGCGAGCGGCTGACGGAACAGATCGCCGCCCTCGGCTGGCACTCCATGCCCTACCAGGGACAACTGGCCTTCCCCGGCAACCACTTGATGCGGCTCTCCATGGACCTCGGTACCGGAACGGCCGGGTGCCTGCTGGCACTCGGCGCGGCCCACGCCGCCGCCGACGACGACACCACGGCGCACCTTCCGCTCCTGCCGCCGCCGCGACGGCGGCCCCATTGA
- a CDS encoding SapB/AmfS family lanthipeptide, producing MALLDLQTMEADETTGTGGPSSLSVLSCVSAASITLCL from the coding sequence ATGGCACTTCTCGACCTGCAGACGATGGAAGCCGACGAGACCACCGGCACCGGCGGCCCCAGCTCCCTGAGCGTGCTGTCCTGTGTGAGCGCGGCCAGCATCACGCTCTGCCTCTGA